The nucleotide sequence AGAGAAAAGTCATGGACGATTGTACGTGAACCGTAGCTGATGTTCAACGATTGCACCTGTAACATGTCACATGCCCCCTTTTCGCATCAAGTAAAGGAAATAAGGTCCTCCCACGATTGCCATCACAATCCCGGCAGGAATCTCCAAAGGAGCGAATGCCGTTCGACCAAACGTATCGGCCACAAGCAAGACAAGAGAGCCAAGCACGAGGCTAAATGGCAAGCCCAGACGGTAATCAGAGCCGACGAGCATGCGAGCCATGTGCGGCACGACTAGTCCGATAAACCCAACAAGGCCGACAGTCGATACAGAAACGGCTGCCAGATAGACCGCGATGATCGAAAGAGAGAGGCGCAAGCGATGCAAGTTCTGCCCTAAATTGTGAGCGACTTGTTCTCCAAGGCGTAAAATGTTTGCCTGCCTGATCGATAACAGCGCTGCGATCCACCCGACGATCGAGTAGGGAAGCATCATCATGACATCGCCCATGCCTTTTCCAGACAGACTGCCATTCATCCATTGCAGCGCACCAGGCAGCTTGTCACTGTACAGGATGGACCATAACCCGATTGCTCCACCGAAGACAGCGTTGACGGCAACCCCCGATAATATAATGCGCACAGGTGTTAATCCGCCCTGTTTTTTCCAAGCCATGGAGTAGACCATGCCTGCGGCTACTCCGCCGCCAATGATGGCAGCTAAGGGTATCAAGTAAGAATAGTCGGGCACGACCAGCATGATGAACAACACCGTAACGGCTGCCCCGCTGGATACCCCCGTCAAACCTGGATCGGCAAGCGGATTTTGCATGACTGCTTGCAGCAGGGCACCCGATGCAGCGAGATTGGCCCCAATCAATAGAGCAAGAAAAACACGCGGAATCCGGATATCCCACAGGATGGTTTGACTTGCGGCATCGCCGTGTCCGAGGATGGTTTCTATTGTTTCGGCAAGCGTGAGGCGTACGCTCCCCAGACCAATGGAGAGCAGTACAGCTACACCGAGCATGATGCAAGCTGTCACCAAGAGAGCTGCTTTCCTGTTCGGAATGTGCTGGGTCACAGAAAAAACTCCTTAATCGTTATACAGGATGTTTGCGAGCTCCTCGTAGGCAGCCGGAACTTTTACCAGTGAGGCGATCCCGAATGTGCTGTAATCGAGTGCTTTCATTTTGCCATTTTTGAATGCGCTCAGCTTTTCCCATGCGCCGTTTTTCTTCACGTCTTCTTCGAACTTTTTGGTCACTGCGCTCGGATCGCCATGCGCTACCAGTAAAATGACATCGGGATTGGCAGCTACGATCGATTCCATGTTGAGCGGCACGTATGTTTCGGTTTGTTTCAGAACATCGGAAGCGACGTTGGATGCGCCGAGATTACGGGCAAGGCTTCCGACAAATGTA is from Brevibacillus brevis and encodes:
- a CDS encoding FecCD family ABC transporter permease — its product is MTQHIPNRKAALLVTACIMLGVAVLLSIGLGSVRLTLAETIETILGHGDAASQTILWDIRIPRVFLALLIGANLAASGALLQAVMQNPLADPGLTGVSSGAAVTVLFIMLVVPDYSYLIPLAAIIGGGVAAGMVYSMAWKKQGGLTPVRIILSGVAVNAVFGGAIGLWSILYSDKLPGALQWMNGSLSGKGMGDVMMMLPYSIVGWIAALLSIRQANILRLGEQVAHNLGQNLHRLRLSLSIIAVYLAAVSVSTVGLVGFIGLVVPHMARMLVGSDYRLGLPFSLVLGSLVLLVADTFGRTAFAPLEIPAGIVMAIVGGPYFLYLMRKGGM